CTGACTTGGCTTCCGATATGACCGTAACCAACAATCCCTAAAGTTTTGCCACGCACTTCGCGAGAGCCGTCAGCGGATTTCACCCACTCTCCGACATGGGCCTTCGTGTTTCTGTCACCCAATTGACGAGAGAGCGAAATCATTTCGGCAATCACTAATTCGGCGACCGATCGGGTGTTCGAATGAGGCGCATTGAAAACGGGAACTCCCGCTTCGCGCGCAGTCATTAAGTCGACCTGATTTGTACCAATACAGAAACAGCCAATCGTTGTCAGATGAGGATTGCTTTTTAAAACATTGGCCGTGATTTCGGTTTTAGAACGAATGCCCAGAACATCGTAATTGGGAAGAATTTTAAGCAGTTCCTCTTCAGAAGGTGCATGAGGAATAAGATCCACTTTGTACCCTTCAGAAACCAAAGTTTGCTGCGCTACCGGATGGATGTTTTCTACAAGAAGAATTCTAAGAGCGCTCACTCGCACCTCCGCTAGATTTAGTTTAATCCGCCGGTTTTATAAGTCATTTCAAAAATGCGCCTGCCACAGAGCCAGTCCTGCTGACGAAGTGCGCAAAGTATAGTCAAAGTCATATTCCCAAGAGAGACTAAACACCTATGGCAACAACTCGAGTATTTTCTCTACTTATCGTCGATGATGACCCGTTAGTTCAACAATCGTTGAAGATGTGTTTGCCGAATCATTGGAAAGTTTTTTCTGCGCCGACTTTGGAAGCGATTCAATATGAACGCTTTTATCATGCCGCTTTCGTCGACATGCATTTAGAACCCGGCACTACCAAAGCCGCGGGTCCGCAAGTTATCGAAAAATTAGTAAAGCATAACAATCAACTTGAAGTGGTGGCGATGTCCGGGGACTTAAGCCGCTCTTTGATGGAAAGCTGCTTAAAGGCCGGAGCCCAACGTTTTCTGGCAAAGCCCTTGATGCCTGAAGAGATCTTACTGATCTTAGAAAAAATTGAAGCCCTGTGGGATTTGCGCAGTGTGGACCCGAGCTCTTCTCGCCACACCACTCGTTGGGTGGGGAATTCTGCCGCTTCCATGAAAATTAAAAAGCGCATTGCTGATCTTCGTGGAGAAACAAACGCTGTTCTTATCGAAGGCGAAACGGGTTGTGGAAAAGAAGTTGTCGCAAGACTTCTGCACGAACAAGAAGGCGACAGACCTTTTATTGCTGTCAACTTAGCAAGTATTCCCGAAAATCTTTTTGAGTCAGAAATGTTTGGCCATGTGAAAGGCGCTTTCACCGGAGCCGATCAAAACAAAGTCGGCCTGACAGAAGCTGCTAACGGCGGGGATCTTTTTTTAGACGAAATCGAAGCCTTGCCTTTATCCCAACAGGCAAAACTTTTGCGCTTTTTAGAAACCGGTGAAGTACGCCGTGTGGGTGCAAAAGAAAGTACGATTGTAAAAACGCGCGTGATCGCGGCCAGCAATCGATCCTTAGAAAAAATGGTGGCGGCCGGTGAATTCCGCGAAGACTTGCTTTATCGCCTGTCTTCTCAGCGCATTGAACTGACACCTTTGCGAGAACGTCTTGAAGACATCGATGAACTCGCCAAACATTTTCTAGAAGCTGAGCGCCCTCGCCGCAACAAGACCATTGCTGACGACGGACTGAACGCTTTAAAAAAATACAACTGGCCCGGGAATGTTCGCGAGCTCAAACGCGTTTGCGAACAACTCAGCCTGACTTCTCCCCTTCCTTTCATTCGCGAGGAAGACGTCGCTGCCTGGTTGAAACCGGCGGCGACCGCACCGGGAGCTCCTTCTTACACAGCTATTGATTTCAACAAAGGACTGAACACTCTTGTCGAAGAGTTTGAAGCTCACACCATTCGCACTTGTTTAAAACAAACCCGCGATGTGGAAGAAGCCGCGAAAGTCCTGCAAGTGTCTCGATCCAATCTTTACAAGAAGATCAAGGACTACAAAATTGACGAGGAACCATCGTAATGGATTT
The window above is part of the Bdellovibrio bacteriovorus genome. Proteins encoded here:
- a CDS encoding sigma-54-dependent transcriptional regulator; this encodes MATTRVFSLLIVDDDPLVQQSLKMCLPNHWKVFSAPTLEAIQYERFYHAAFVDMHLEPGTTKAAGPQVIEKLVKHNNQLEVVAMSGDLSRSLMESCLKAGAQRFLAKPLMPEEILLILEKIEALWDLRSVDPSSSRHTTRWVGNSAASMKIKKRIADLRGETNAVLIEGETGCGKEVVARLLHEQEGDRPFIAVNLASIPENLFESEMFGHVKGAFTGADQNKVGLTEAANGGDLFLDEIEALPLSQQAKLLRFLETGEVRRVGAKESTIVKTRVIAASNRSLEKMVAAGEFREDLLYRLSSQRIELTPLRERLEDIDELAKHFLEAERPRRNKTIADDGLNALKKYNWPGNVRELKRVCEQLSLTSPLPFIREEDVAAWLKPAATAPGAPSYTAIDFNKGLNTLVEEFEAHTIRTCLKQTRDVEEAAKVLQVSRSNLYKKIKDYKIDEEPS